In the genome of Doryrhamphus excisus isolate RoL2022-K1 chromosome 11, RoL_Dexc_1.0, whole genome shotgun sequence, one region contains:
- the LOC131138615 gene encoding cell adhesion molecule DSCAML1-like isoform X1 yields MWLVTLLLLYSLQEVHSEDVGSTRLYFVNASLQRVTYSSSVGVSLPCPAGGTPSAILRWYLATGDDIYDVPHIRHVYANGTLQLYPFSPSAYNSYIHDNDYFCTAENQAGKIRSPNIRIKAVFREPYTVRVADQRSMRGNVAVFKCLIPTAVQEYVSVVSWERDTVSIVPGNRFLLTSFGALYISDVQKEDALSTYRCITKHKYSGETRQSNGARLSVMDPNESSPTILDSFQGGEVYAGHSIELPCIAGGYPSPTVRWLKDGRPLPSDARWTRRLTGLTISDLRQEDSGNYACEVTNSFGSKEVSGQLHIIDPLRVTLSPKNLKTGISSTLFFTCTVEGSPEYTISWYRNTEPILPDQHISIQGQHNDTLQITAAQKFHSGAYQCFASRKGHTAQDFSIILLEDGTPRIVTSFSERVVNPGEPFSLVCEAKGAPPPSITWTLDDEPVVRDSTYKTSQYTQSDGLTVSHVNVSNPLIRDGGVYRCVARNSAGSAEYQARINVRGPPRIRPMRNMTAVAGRNTYITCRVIGYPYYSIKWLKDGMQLPDNHRQVLFDNGTLRLTDVQKGADEGTYLCSVLIQPQVSINQTVHVTVKVPPLIQPFDIPSTSVGKLIYIACVVSSGDMPIRITWHKDGQLIVPGPTSGVAIETKEFMSSLQISKVTLKHNGNYTCIASNAAATVSWERQLIVTVPPRFVVQPNNQDCIYGKAGVLNCSVEGYPPPKVMWKHAKGVGNPQQYHSVPLTGRIQIMSNGSLLIRHVLEDDRGYYLCQASNGVGSDISKSMILTVKIPAMITSHPNTTMARKGQTKELNCTARGEQPIIIRWERGDTVIDAERNPRYSITINKKGDEVISTLKLNPAERGDSVFFSCHAINSYGEGRGLIQLTVQEPPDPPELEVREVKDRSMNLRWIQRFDGNSIITSYDIEYKNKSDSWDHMYTTRNISPTNNQANIVELHPACVYSIRMYSYNKIGRSLPSKELTISTEEAPPDGPPMDVILQPMTSQSIRVTWRAPKKELQNGVIRGYQIGYRENGPGSNGQYSIVEMKATGDSEVYTLDNLKKFAQYGVVVQAFNRAGTGPSSTEINATTLEDVPSEPPQNVRAISVTSDEAVITWAEPPRLTLHGVLKGYRVVFWSLFPDGGGCCGGRAQWPMQKSGEMQNITTTREQVELRGLEKFTNYSVQVLAYTQAGDGVRSNILYIQTHEDLPGPPAGIKAVPSSLSSVVVSWLPPHKPNGVIRKYTIYCSSPGSGQPAPSEYEANPEMLFYHITHLSRGKQYHIWAAAVTTAGRGNMSSKVIVEPAGKVPAKILSFGGTVTTPWKKEVRLPCKSVGEPAPTIKWTKDSEDSAIPVTADSQRQILSNGTLVLRLVKAEDSGYYTCTATNTLGFDTIIVNLVVQVPPDQPRLTVSTTSTSSITLAWIPGDNGGSSIRGFLLQYSVDNTEEWRDVLISSSERSFRLDNLRCGTWYKVKLAAKNSVGSGRISEIIEAKTHGREPVFNKDQPLLMHINSTHAGLNLQGWTSGGCPITDLMLEFRPKGTWAWQSLKANSTTQLFLSELREATWYELKMKACNSAGCGNQSSQFATTDYDGSTIPPIKSARGEGDDVKKLFSIGSPVILVTIGVALLFIIRKKRKEKRLKRLRDAKSLAEMLISKNNRSIDTPVKGPPQGPRLHIDIPRVQLLIEDKEGIKQIGEDKAAVPVTDTEFSQSVNPQNFCTGVSLHHQALIQNSGPLIDMSDIRPGTNPVSRKSIKSAHSSRNRYSSQWTLSRPSQSQSTASARTLTSDWRTMGSHGITATESDSYSASLSQDTDKGRNSMVSTESASSTYEELARAYEHAKLEEHLQHAKFTITECFISDSSSDQMTTGTNDPADSMTSLSTPSEPGICRFTASPPKPQDYDRGKNVAVPIPHRANKSEFCNLPLYMKTDPFFRKQGELHDPCPAVPPREASIRSLAQRAYHTQGRHKTLDSAKQQAVTLGHSGLGSLGASSGTATLPQRTLTMPSSNAAATASTSSTSSNPTNSGNKMGGSRDSLLESSSSALGRLQKQSVGAYSKSYTLV; encoded by the exons GTAACAGGTTCTTACTGACCTCCTTCGGGGCTCTTTACATCTCAGATGTTCAGAAGGAGGATGCCCTCTCCACATACCGCTGCATTACCAAGCATAAATACAGCGGGGAGACGCGCCAAAGCAATGGGGCCAGGCTCTCTGTAATGG ACCCCAATGAGTCCTCACCCACCATCCTGGACAGCTTCCAAGGAGGGGAGGTGTATGCAGGCCATAGTATCGAGCTCCCCTGCATAGCGGGCGGGTACCCTAGCCCCACTGTGCGCTGGCTGAAAGATGGCCGCCCGCTGCCCTCGGATGCCCGCTGGACACGGCGTTTGACGGGGCTGACCATCAGTGACCTGCGACAGGAAGACAGCGGCAACTACGCATGTGAAGTCACCAACAGCTTTGGCTCAAAGGAAGTGTCTGGGCAGCTTCACATAATAG ATCCACTTAGAGTCACCTTGTCTCCCAAGAACCTGAAAACTGGCATTAGCAGCACACTCTTCTTCACGTGCACTGTAGAAGGTTCGCCAGAATATACCATCAGCTGGTACCGAAACACGGAGCCCATCTTACCCGACCAGCACATCTCCATCCAGGGGCAACACAATGACACGCTGCAGATCACCGCAGCACAGAAGTTCCACTCTGGGGCATACCAGTGCTTTGCTTCTCGCAAGGGTCACACAGCTCAGGACTTTTCCATCATTCTGCTGGAGG ATGGTACCCCTCGTATCGTGACCTCCTTCAGCGAGCGGGTGGTGAACCCCGGCGAGCCTTTCTCCCTCGTGTGCGAGGCCAAAGGAGCACCACCTCCCTCCATCACCTGGACTCTAGATGATGAGCCTGTGGTCAGAGACTCCACCTACAAGACCAGCCAGTACACCCAGTCGGATGGCCTGACAGTGTCCCACGTCAACGTCAGCAACCCGCTCATCCGAGATGGGGGAGTCTACCGTTGCGTCGCACGCAACTCGGCCGGCAGCGCCGAGTACCAAGCGCGCATAAACGTAAGAG GTCCACCCCGAATTAGACCCATGCGGAACATGACCGCAGTGGCGGGCAGGAACACATACATAACGTGCCGCGTCATCGGCTACCCGTACTACTCCATCAAGTGGCTGAAGGACGGCATGCAGCTGCCGGATAATCACCGCCAAGTGTTGTTTGACAATGGCACCCTAAGACTGACGGACGTGCAGAAGGGCGCAGATGAGGGTACCTACTTGTGTAGCGTTCTGATCCAGCCCCAGGTGTCAATCAACCAGACTGTTCATGTCACTGTCAAAG TGCCACCTCTCATCCAGCCCTTCGACATTCCCTCTACCTCAGTGGGGAAGCTCATCTACATCGCTTGCGTGGTGTCATCCGGGGACATGCCCATACGCATCACCTGGCACAAAGACGGCCAGCTCATTGTGCCGGGCCCGACCTCTGGCGTTGCAATCGAGACCAAAGAGTTCATGAGCTCCCTGCAGATCTCTAAAGTGACGCTCAAGCACAACGGAAACTACACCTGCATCGCCAGCAACGCCGCCGCTACTGTCAGCTGGGAGCGACAGTTGATTGTTACCG TGCCGCCGCGGTTTGTGGTGCAGCCCAACAACCAGGACTGCATCTATGGCAAAGCCGGTGTGCTCAACTGCTCTGTGGAGGGTTACCCACCTCCAAAAGTCATGTGGAAACATGCAAAAG GGGTCGGAAACCCCCAGCAGTACCATTCAGTCCCCCTTACTGGTCGGATCCAGATCATGTCAAATGGATCTCTGCTGATCCGACATGTGCTGGAGGATGACCGTGGATACTACCTGTGTCAGGCCTCCAATGGAGTTGGCTCTGACATCAGTAAAAGCATGATCCTCACTGTCAAGA TTCCTGCCATGATCACCAGCCACCCCAACACCACCATGGCGAGGAAGGGCCAGACCAAGGAGTTGAACTGCACAGCTCGAGGCGAGCAGCCCATCATCATCCGCTGGGAAAGAGGGGACACGGTCATCGACGCGGAGAGAAACCCGCGATACTCAATCACCATCAACAAGAAGGGGGATGAAGTCATCTCAACCCTAAAG CTTAACCCAGCAGAAAGAGGAGATTCTGTCTTCTTCTCTTGTCATGCAATCAACTCCTATGGAGAAGGCAGAGGACTCATCCAACTCACTGTGCAAG AACCACCGGATCCCCCTGAGCTGGAAGTGAGGGAGGTCAAAGACCGGAGCATGAATCTGCGCTGGATCCAAAGATTTGATGGGAACAGCATCATCACAAGCTATGACATTGAGTACAAGAACAAATCTG ACTCTTGGGACCACATGTACACAACCCGGAACATCTCCCCCACCAACAACCAAGCCAACATTGTAGAGCTGCACCCGGCCTGTGTTTACAGCATCCGCATGTATTCTTATAACAAGATTGGCCGTAGCCTTCCAAGCAAAGAGTTGACAATCAGTACAGAAGAAGCTC CACCCGACGGGCCACCGATGGATGTAATCCTGCAGCCCATGACATCACAGAGCATTCGGGTCACATGGAGG GCCCCAAAGAAGGAGCTGCAAAACGGTGTGATCCGCGGCTACCAGATTGGCTACAGAGAAAATGGGCCCGGCAGCAATGGCCAGTACAGCATTGTGGAGATGAAGGCCACTGGAGACAGTGAAGTGTACACCTTAGACAACCTCAAGAAGTTTGCCCAGTACGGCGTGGTGGTCCAGGCCTTCAACAGAGCTGGAACAGGCCCGTCCAGTACTGAGATCAATGCTACCACACTGGAAGACG TTCCCAGCGAACCACCACAGAATGTACGAGCCATCTCGGTGACTTCGGACGAGGCGGTGATCACATGGGCGGAGCCTCCACGGCTGACGCTGCACGGTGTGCTGAAAGGCTACCGGGTTGTGTTTTGGTCCCTCTTCCCCGACGGAGGTGGGTGCTGTGGCGGCCGGGCCCAATGGCCAATGCAGA AGTCGGGAGAGATGCAGAACATCACCACCACACGTGAACAGGTGGAGCTACGTGGACTAGAGAAGTTCACCAACTACAGTGTTCAGGTCCTTGCCTACACCCAAGCTGGCGATGGGGTCCGCAGCAACATCCTGTACATCCAAACTCACGAAGATC TTCCTGGCCCACCCGCTGGCATCAAGGCAGTTCCCTCCTCACTGAGTAGTGTGGTCGTGTCCTGGTTGCCCCCCCACAAACCAAATGGTGTCATCCGCAAGTACACCATTTACTGCTCTAGTCCAGGGTCCGGACAGCCG GCACCCAGCGAGTACGAGGCCAACCCGGAGATGCTCTTCTACCACATCACACACCTGAGCCGAGGCAAACAATACCACATATGGGCCGCAGCCGTGACGACCGCCGGCCGGGGCAACATGAGTTCAAAGGTCATTGTGGAGCCAGCCGGGAAAG TCCCAGCCAAAATCTTGTCCTTTGGGGGAACGGTGACCACACCCTGGAAGAAGGAAGTACGTCTGCCCTGCAAGTCAGTGGGAGAGCCGGCACCGACCATCAAATGGACAAAAGACAG TGAGGACTCGGCCATTCCAGTGACAGCTGACAGTCAGCGGCAGATCTTATCAAACGGCACACTAGTACTGCGCTTAGTCAAAGCAGAAGATTCGGGGTACTACACATGCACGGCTACAAACACCCTGGGATTTGACACCATTATAGTCAATCTGGTAGTGCAAG TTCCTCCAGACCAACCCCGTCTGACGGTCTCCACCActtccacctcctccatcacacTAGCCTGGATCCCAGGGGACAATGGTGGAAGTTCCATTAGAG GATTCCTACTGCAGTATTCGGTGGACAACACAGAAGAGTGGCGGGATGTGCTTATCAGCTCCAGTGAGCGTTCTTTCAGGTTGGACAATCTGCGCTGTGGAACGTGGTACAAGGTCAAGTTGGCGGCAAAAAACAGTGTGGGCTCAGGGCGTATCAGCGAGATCATTGAAGCTAAAACTCATGGCAGAG AGCCCGTGTTCAACAAGGACCAGCCCCTACTCATGCACATCAACTCCACCCACGCGGGCCTCAACCTACAGGGCTGGACCAGCGGCGGCTGCCCGATCACTGACCTGATGCTGGAGTTCAGGCCCAAAGGCACCTGGGCCTGGCAGAGCTTGAAGGCCAACTCCACCACTCAGCTCTTCCTCAGTGAGCTGCGGGAAGCAACATGGTATGAGCTGAAAATGAAGGCCTGCAACAGTGCTGGCTGCGGCAACCAGAGCTCCCAATTTGCCACCACCGACTACGATGGAA GTACAATTCCCCCCATTAAATCTGCCCGTGGGGAGGGTGATGATGTCAAAAAGCTGTTCTCCATCGGCTCGCCAGTCATCCTGGTCACCATTGGTGTTGCTTTACTCTTCATTATCCGCAAGAAACGCAAAGAAAAGAGGCTGAAACGCCTGAGAG ATGCAAAGAGCCTGGCTGAAATGCTCATCAG CAAGAACAATCGTAGCATCGACACCCCTGTGAAAGGCCCTCCTCAAGGTCCAAGGCTCCACATTGACATCCCTCGAGTTCAGCTGCTCATCGAAGACAAGGAAGGCATCAAACAGATAG GAGAAGACAAGGCAGCGGTGCCAGTGACAGACACCGAGTTCAGCCAGTCGGTGAATCCACAGAACTTCTGCACAGGCGTATCTCTTCACCATCAAGCCCTCATTCAGAATTCCGGCCCTTTGATTGACATGTCAGACATCCGACCTGGTACAA ACCCTGTTTCTAGGAAGAGCATCAAATCAGCTCACAGCTCCAGAAACAGATACTCCAGCCAGTGGACCCTGAGCCGACCCAGTCAGAGCCAGTCCACAGCCTCCGCACGAACTCTGACCTCAGACTGGCGGACCATGGGCTCTCACGGCATCACTGCCACTGAGAGTGACAGCTACAGCGCCAGCCTGTCCCAAGACACAG ATAAGGGACGCAACAGCATGGTGTCTACAGAGAGCGCCTCGTCCACCTATGAGGAGCTAGCAAGGGCGTACGAGCACGCCAAGCTGGAGGAGCACCTGCAACATGCCAAATTTACCATCACCGAGTGTTTCATCTCGGATAGCTCCTCCGACCAAATGACCACAGGCACAAATGACCCAGCCGACAGCATGACCTCCCTCAGCACGCCGTCGGAGCCTGGCATCTGCCGCTTCACGGCCTCACCGCCCAAACCACAGGACTACGACCGTGGTAAAAACGTGGCTGTGCCCATTCCTCACCGCGCAAACAAAA GTGAATTCTGCAACCTACCCCTTTACATGAAGACAGACCCGTTCTTCCGCAAGCAGGGGGAGCTGCACGATCCTTGCCCGGCCGTGCCACCGCGGGAGGCGTCCATCCGCAGCCTGGCGCAGCGTGCGTATCACACGCAGGGTCGCCACAAGACTCTAGACTCTGCCAAGCAGCAGGCCGTGACGCTGGGCCACTCCGGACTGGGCAGCTTGGGTGCGAGCTCAGGCACCGCCACCTTGCCCCAGCGGACTCTCACCATGCCCAGCTCCAACGCGGCGGCCACCGCCTCCACGTCCAGCACGAGCAGCAACCCCACCAACAGCGGCAACAAGATGGGCGGCTCCAGAGACTCACTGCTGGAGAGTAGCTCCTCTGCTCTGGGCCGGCTGCAGAAACAGAGCGTGGGTGCGTACTCCAAGTCGTACACGCTGGTCTAG